Proteins from a genomic interval of Zingiber officinale cultivar Zhangliang chromosome 1B, Zo_v1.1, whole genome shotgun sequence:
- the LOC122055356 gene encoding serine/threonine-protein kinase CTR1-like isoform X1, translating into MPHRLLLGLRSPCLSDISPADPLPLLDRISHCRVASGDLYPEEFRTGLDEDRRPLLRPQGGGGLMPTPEMLGDQDLRVLLPLQRLPSVGGSSSFVGSVFTVDGNVLSGTTATLEGTDSLLEVVEGCRDALRERNWAQRARESYYLQSSLAARLTSQAFLAGQPLLLPENFQETCSESSDSETVSYRLWVNGCLSYSDKITDGFYNILGMDPHLWAMCNEPEVGRRLPTLMALNTVDPNDSSMEAILVDKYADPNLSQLEDRALEYSCALGFTLELVEKLAKLVSDFMGGAFKTERGNLYRLWKSYSKELRKRKGCVVIPIGNLSVGLCRHRAILFKELADYIRIPCRIAHGCKYCSSALPSSCLVKVEDAKKSLREYVVDLVGEPGKVCKPDSSINGHLLSSLPSPFQVPHLHGFKNSYTEMAWNQIFNEEQTGVSNAASNISIQEIYATDGQRDFRGAHIEDISHMTMKNYYVPSEMEASKQFNLKVTDSMAEKTGNSTIARRYLNLEPSLAMDWLEISWDELDIKEQIGAGSFGTVFRAEWHGSDVAVKVLADQDFHNDQLKEFLREVAIMKRVRHPNVVLFMGAVTKHPHLSIVTEYLPRGSLYRLIHKAAPGEILDRRRRLRIALDVAKGINYLHCLNPPIVHWDLKSPNLLVDKNWSVKVCDFGLSRFKANTFISSKSVAGTPEWMAPEFLRGEPSNEKSDVYSFGVILWELLSMKQPWRGLSPAQVVGAVAFQNRRLAIPQDTCPVLAALMESCWDDDPRLRPPFSSIVDTLKKLLKSSSPASSLH; encoded by the exons ATGCCTCATCGGCTGCTCCTTGGCCTGCGTAGCCCGTGCCTCTCAGATATTTCCCCCGCCGACCCCCTTCCTTTGCTTGATCGTATCAGCCACTGTCGAGTGGCGTCTGGTGACCTGTATCCGGAGGAGTTTCGGACAGGCCTCGATGAGGATCGACGACCCTTACTCCGCCCCCAGGGCGGTGGCGGCTTGATGCCGACGCCGGAGATGCTTGGCGACCAGGACCTAAGAGTGCTCCTTCCGCTGCAGCGGTTGCCCAGCGTTGGAGGAAGCAGCAGCTTTGTCGGGAGCGTGTTCACGGTGGATGGGAACGTTCTTTCGGGGACGACGGCTACCTTGGAGGGGACGGACAGCCTGTTGGAGGTGGTGGAAGGGTGCAGGGATGCGCTTAGGGAGCGGAATTGGGCGCAGAGGGCGCGGGAGAGCTACTATCTGCAGTCGTCCCTCGCGGCAAGGCTCACCTCGCAAGCGTTCTTGGCCGGCCAGCCGCTCCTCTTGCCTGAGAACTTTCAGGAGACTTGCAGTGAATCGTCCGACTCGGAGACAGTGTCGTATCGCCTCTGG GTCAATGGTTGCTTGTCATATTCAGATAAGATAACAGATGGATTCTATAACATTTTGGGAATGGATCCCCACTTATGGGCAATGTGCAATGAACCAGAGGTTGGACGAAGGTTACCCACATTGATGGCGCTAAACACAGTTGATCCAAATGATTCTTCGATGGAAGCCATCCTTGTTGATAAATATGCTGACCCTAATCTTTCACAGCTTGAAGATAGAGCTTTGGAATATTCCTGTGCATTGGGATTTACTTTAGAGCTTGTCGAGAAGCTTGCTAAACTTGTTTCTGATTTTATGGG GGGTGCATTCAAAACAGAGCGAGGAAATCTTTATCGATTGTGGAAATCATATAGCAAAGAACTTAGGAAACGGAAAGGATGTGTTGTCATTCCCATTGGTAACCTGTCTGTAGGACTCTGTAGGCATCGGGCTATTCTTTTCAAG GAATTGGCTGATTACATACGCATCCCATGTCGTATAGCTCATGGTTGTAAATACTGTTCTTCTGCACTTCCATCTTCCTGTTTGGTGAAAGTTGAGGATGCCAAAAAGTCGCTTAG GGAGTATGTGGTAGATTTAGTTGGGGAACCAGGAAAAGTATGTAAACCAGATTCATCAATTAATGGGCATTTGCTTTCATCACTGCCCTCCCCGTTCCAAGTTCCACATCTGCATGGTTTCAAGAACTCATATACTGAGATGGCTTGGAATCAGATATTCAATGAAGAGCAAACAG GAGTCAGTAATGCTGCTTCAAACATATCTATACAAGAAATTTATGCTACAGATGGACAAAGAGATTTTAGAGGAGCTCATATTGAAGATATAAGTCATATGACTATGAAAAACTATTATGTCCCTTCTGAAATGGAAGCCTCCAAACAATTCAATTTGAAGGTAACTGATAGCATGGCTGAGAAAACGGGGAATTCTACGATAGCACGCAGATATCTGAATCTGGAGCCTTCACTTGCTATGGATTGGCTTGAGATATCATGGGATGAGTTGGACATTAAGGAGCAGATTGGGGCTG GTTCGTTTGGAACTGTCTTTCGTGCTGAATGGCATGGATCG GATGTTGCAGTGAAGGTTCTTGCAGATCAAGATTTTCACAATGATCAATTGAAGGAGTTTCTCAGGGAG GTTGCCATAATGAAAAGAGTCCGCCATCCTAATGTTGTACTTTTCATGGGAGCTGTCACAAAGCATCCACATTTATCAATTGTTACAGAGTATTTGCCAAG GGGTTCCCTGTACCGTCTTATACATAAAGCAGCTCCAGGAGAAATTTTGGACAGGAGGCGTCGGTTGCGAATTGCACTTGATGTG GCCAAAGGTATCAACTATCTTCATTGTCTAAATCCACCAATTGTCCATTGGGATCTAAAGTCTCCTAATCTTTTGGTAGACAAGAATTGGTCAGTGAAG GTTTGTGATTTTGGATTATCGCGATTCAAGGCAAACACTTTCATATCATCAAAATCTGTTGCAGGCACA CCTGAATGGATGGCGCCAGAGTTTCTCCGAGGAGAACCATCAAATGAAAAGAGTGATGTTTACAGCTTTGGGGTGATCTTATGGGAACTTTTGTCAATGAAACAACCTTGGCGTGGCCTTAGCCCTGCACAG GTTGTTGGAGCAGTTGCCTTTCAGAATAGAAGATTGGCAATCCCTCAAGATACTTGTCCCGTCTTAGCAGCGCTAATGGAATCATGTTGGGATGA
- the LOC122055356 gene encoding serine/threonine-protein kinase CTR1-like isoform X2 yields the protein MPHRLLLGLRSPCLSDISPADPLPLLDRISHCRVASGDLYPEEFRTGLDEDRRPLLRPQGGGGLMPTPEMLGDQDLRVLLPLQRLPSVGGSSSFVGSVFTVDGNVLSGTTATLEGTDSLLEVVEGCRDALRERNWAQRARESYYLQSSLAARLTSQAFLAGQPLLLPENFQETCSESSDSETVSYRLWVNGCLSYSDKITDGFYNILGMDPHLWAMCNEPEVGRRLPTLMALNTVDPNDSSMEAILVDKYADPNLSQLEDRALEYSCALGFTLELVEKLAKLVSDFMGGAFKTERGNLYRLWKSYSKELRKRKGCVVIPIGNLSVGLCRHRAILFKELADYIRIPCRIAHGCKYCSSALPSSCLVKVEDAKKSLREYVVDLVGEPGKVCKPDSSINGHLLSSLPSPFQVPHLHGFKNSYTEMAWNQIFNEEQTGVSNAASNISIQEIYATDGQRDFRGAHIEDISHMTMKNYYVPSEMEASKQFNLKVTDSMAEKTGNSTIARRYLNLEPSLAMDWLEISWDELDIKEQIGAGSFGTVFRAEWHGSDVAVKVLADQDFHNDQLKEFLREVAIMKRVRHPNVVLFMGAVTKHPHLSIVTEYLPRGSLYRLIHKAAPGEILDRRRRLRIALDVAKGINYLHCLNPPIVHWDLKSPNLLVDKNWSVKVCDFGLSRFKANTFISSKSVAGTLSPSGTRFEISENFNQNKLNWIGMEKDRCVHCL from the exons ATGCCTCATCGGCTGCTCCTTGGCCTGCGTAGCCCGTGCCTCTCAGATATTTCCCCCGCCGACCCCCTTCCTTTGCTTGATCGTATCAGCCACTGTCGAGTGGCGTCTGGTGACCTGTATCCGGAGGAGTTTCGGACAGGCCTCGATGAGGATCGACGACCCTTACTCCGCCCCCAGGGCGGTGGCGGCTTGATGCCGACGCCGGAGATGCTTGGCGACCAGGACCTAAGAGTGCTCCTTCCGCTGCAGCGGTTGCCCAGCGTTGGAGGAAGCAGCAGCTTTGTCGGGAGCGTGTTCACGGTGGATGGGAACGTTCTTTCGGGGACGACGGCTACCTTGGAGGGGACGGACAGCCTGTTGGAGGTGGTGGAAGGGTGCAGGGATGCGCTTAGGGAGCGGAATTGGGCGCAGAGGGCGCGGGAGAGCTACTATCTGCAGTCGTCCCTCGCGGCAAGGCTCACCTCGCAAGCGTTCTTGGCCGGCCAGCCGCTCCTCTTGCCTGAGAACTTTCAGGAGACTTGCAGTGAATCGTCCGACTCGGAGACAGTGTCGTATCGCCTCTGG GTCAATGGTTGCTTGTCATATTCAGATAAGATAACAGATGGATTCTATAACATTTTGGGAATGGATCCCCACTTATGGGCAATGTGCAATGAACCAGAGGTTGGACGAAGGTTACCCACATTGATGGCGCTAAACACAGTTGATCCAAATGATTCTTCGATGGAAGCCATCCTTGTTGATAAATATGCTGACCCTAATCTTTCACAGCTTGAAGATAGAGCTTTGGAATATTCCTGTGCATTGGGATTTACTTTAGAGCTTGTCGAGAAGCTTGCTAAACTTGTTTCTGATTTTATGGG GGGTGCATTCAAAACAGAGCGAGGAAATCTTTATCGATTGTGGAAATCATATAGCAAAGAACTTAGGAAACGGAAAGGATGTGTTGTCATTCCCATTGGTAACCTGTCTGTAGGACTCTGTAGGCATCGGGCTATTCTTTTCAAG GAATTGGCTGATTACATACGCATCCCATGTCGTATAGCTCATGGTTGTAAATACTGTTCTTCTGCACTTCCATCTTCCTGTTTGGTGAAAGTTGAGGATGCCAAAAAGTCGCTTAG GGAGTATGTGGTAGATTTAGTTGGGGAACCAGGAAAAGTATGTAAACCAGATTCATCAATTAATGGGCATTTGCTTTCATCACTGCCCTCCCCGTTCCAAGTTCCACATCTGCATGGTTTCAAGAACTCATATACTGAGATGGCTTGGAATCAGATATTCAATGAAGAGCAAACAG GAGTCAGTAATGCTGCTTCAAACATATCTATACAAGAAATTTATGCTACAGATGGACAAAGAGATTTTAGAGGAGCTCATATTGAAGATATAAGTCATATGACTATGAAAAACTATTATGTCCCTTCTGAAATGGAAGCCTCCAAACAATTCAATTTGAAGGTAACTGATAGCATGGCTGAGAAAACGGGGAATTCTACGATAGCACGCAGATATCTGAATCTGGAGCCTTCACTTGCTATGGATTGGCTTGAGATATCATGGGATGAGTTGGACATTAAGGAGCAGATTGGGGCTG GTTCGTTTGGAACTGTCTTTCGTGCTGAATGGCATGGATCG GATGTTGCAGTGAAGGTTCTTGCAGATCAAGATTTTCACAATGATCAATTGAAGGAGTTTCTCAGGGAG GTTGCCATAATGAAAAGAGTCCGCCATCCTAATGTTGTACTTTTCATGGGAGCTGTCACAAAGCATCCACATTTATCAATTGTTACAGAGTATTTGCCAAG GGGTTCCCTGTACCGTCTTATACATAAAGCAGCTCCAGGAGAAATTTTGGACAGGAGGCGTCGGTTGCGAATTGCACTTGATGTG GCCAAAGGTATCAACTATCTTCATTGTCTAAATCCACCAATTGTCCATTGGGATCTAAAGTCTCCTAATCTTTTGGTAGACAAGAATTGGTCAGTGAAG GTTTGTGATTTTGGATTATCGCGATTCAAGGCAAACACTTTCATATCATCAAAATCTGTTGCAGGCACA CTATCCCCGTCAGGAACACGCTTtgaaatttcagaaaattttaaTCAGAATAAGTTGAATTGGATTGGGATGGAGAAGGACCGATGTGTTCATTGTCTATAA